ATCTCAGCAGGCGATCACGAATTGTCTGACAATATCGTGCATTTGGTCTTAGCCAAAGTGCCGGGCGGTCCTGGTGGTGTCAAAGGTATCTCTTTATTTGCCGTACCCAAGTATCGACTCAATGATGATTTATCGGTTGGCGAGCATAATGACGTCCATTTAACGGGTCTTATTCATAAGCTGGGTTATAGAGGCGCGACTTCTACCGCATTAAGCTTTGGCGATGCAGGCGAGTGCTATGGCTATCTTATCGGCGAAGAGCATTTTGGTCTGCGTTATATGTTTAAGATGATGAATGAAGCGCGCATCGCGGTTGGCTTTGGCGCCGCGATGATTGGTTATCGCGGTTATCAGTATTCGCTCGATTATGCCAAAGACAGAACGCAGGGCAGAATTGCACCAAATAACAAGCCTGAAGATGCAGCAACAGCGATTATCCAGCATGGCGATGTTAAGCGTATGCTGCTGGCGCAAAAAGCCTATAGCGAGGGCGGCATATCACTGTGTTTATATGGCTCAAACCTGATTGACCGTATCAATACCTGTGAAGATGCAACACTAAAAGCTGAGCTATCAGAACTGCTGGATTTACTCACGCCAGTGTTAAAAGCATGGCCCTCTGAATATGGTCCAAAGGCCAATGATTTAGGTATTCAAGTATTGGGCGGTGCAGGTTATACGCGTGAATATCAAGCCGAGCAGTTTTGGCGTGACAACCGTCTCAACCCCATTCATGAAGGCACAAATGGCGTGCAAGCGTTAGATTTGTCATTTCGTAAGTTATGGCAAAACAAAGGGCTTGGTATCCAAATTCTAAAACGTGAAATTACTCAAGACTTAGAAAGTATCAGCACGCCAGAAACCGCCAAACTTGCCGGTAAATTGATGCCTTATATGGGTCATTTGCATGAAGTGTTGGTACATTTAAGCAAAATCCTGCAAACGGAAAAAGCACTAACGCTGACTGGCAACGCGCAAGCATTGATGAATATCTTTGCCTCAATCGTAGTCAGCTGGATTTGGATTCGCCAAGCCAGTAAAGCTGAGCAATTGCTAAGCGAGACAACAGATATTGAAAAGCAGAATTTTTATCATGGCAAACTACAAGCAGCAAAATACTTTATCGATTGGGAGTTGCCGTTAATCAATCGCGACATCGAACTGTTAAATAACGACAATGCGGTATGTACCAATATGCAAGCAGAATGGTTTTAAGAGATTTTGAATCAGTTTTGATATTAATAATAAATACAACTTTAAAGGAATAAATAATGACAACAATGAATAAGCAGTGGCGCTTAAAAGAAAGACCTATTGGCGCGCCGAGTGCAGAGACGTGGGATTATACTGAGTCAGAACTACCGACTATCACAGACGGTCAGTTACTGATAAAAATTGAATATATCTCGATGGATCCAGCGATGCGTGGCTGGTTAAACGATGCTAAATCTTATATCGCACCGGTACAGATTGGTGAAGTCATGCGCGCTGGTACTGTGGGCGAAGTCATTGAAAGTAAGCATGAGAAATTTGCCGTTGGCGATTATGTTGTAGGTCATAACGGCGTGCAATCGTATGCGGTCAGCGATGGCACAGGGCTACATAAAGTCGATCCAAACCTTGCACCTTTATCTTATTACTTAGGTGTACTCGGTATGCCGGGTATGACCGGTTACTTTGGCTTATTGAAAACAGGCAAGCCAAAAGCTGGCGAGACGGTGGTCGTCTCTGGGGCTGCGGGTGCGGTTGGTAGCTTAGTTGGGCAAATTGCCAAACTAAAAGGCTGCCGTGTCGTTGGTATCGCAGGCGGTGCTGAGAAATGTAAATTCTTAGTCGATGAGTTGGGTTTTGATGCTGCAGTAGATTATAAAAATGAGGATGTCAAAAAAGGCTTAAAGCAAGCTTGTCCAAACGGTGTCGATGTCTTCTTTGACAACGTAGGCGGCGATATCTTAAATGACGTCCTTACCCAAATTAATCTGCGCGCGCGTATCGTGATTTGCGGTGCGATTAGCCAATATAACAACACCACAGCGGTAAAAGGGCCGTCAAACTATCTGTCATTATTGGTCAATCGTGCCCGTATGGAAGGCATCGTGGTCTTTGATAATATCAAAGAATATCCAATCGCGATGAAAGAGATTGCTGGCTGGATTCAGTCAGGTGATATGAAAGTAAAAGATCATATCGTTGAAGGTATCGAGACGTTCCCTGATACTTTGATGATGCTCTTTAAAGGTGAAAACTTCGGCAAACTGGTACTTAAGGTAGAGGGATAAATCATGACACTGAATACAAATGGAATTGCATCAGACGTAGCCAGTAACGTTTCTGGTAAACGTATTTTAATCACGGGCGGTGCGTCTGGCATCGGTGCGGCAAGTGCGTTATTGTTAGCCAGTCGCGGCGCAAAAGTCGTGATCGGTGATATGGCAGAAGAGATGGGCGCAGCCGTTGCCAAGCAAGGTCAAGATGCGGGCAATAGTATCGTCTTTAAAAAGGTCGATGTGACGATTGGCGACGAAGTACGTGCATTATTTGCCTTTGCCATAGAAACGCTGGGTGGTCTTGATGTCGTGGTAAATAATGCGGGCATCGACCATCAGCCTGCACCGATGCATGAGCTAAGTGATGATGATTTTGACCGTAATATTGCCGTTAATCTAAAAGGTGTCTGGCATTGCATGCGTGCGGCTGTTACTTGTATGGCAGCCAATGGTGGCGGTCACGTGATTAATGTCGCCTCTATCGCAGGGCTGCGTTCTGCGCCGTTATTGTCAGCGTATAGCGCCGCTAAACATGGCGTGATGGGACTGACGAAGTCTGCTGCTCATGAATATGCGCGCGTCAATATCCGCTTTAATGCCGTTTGTCCAAGCTTTATTGATACCCCTATGGTGCAAAATACCATGGCGAAGATGGGCGAGCGAGCGCAAAAAGCAACAATTAATGCCAGCCCGCTACGCCGTTTAGGGACAGTTGATGAAGTATCCGGCGCGATTGCATGGCTGGCGAGCGATGAAAGCAGCTTTATGAATGGTCATGCCTTTACCCTTGATGGTGGCATGTTGGCTTAGCTGACTTAATGCAATTCCTTAAAACGATTGGTATGAAATTTCTAAGCTAAGTATCTCAGAGCTGGTAAAAATTTTCTTGCTTGCTGTGTGCGTTGCACTCCAGAGGCTGCAAAAATTTCTTCCAGCTCTGCTACACATTTAAAATGTATAAATAATATATTTAAAGATATAAGGAATAATAATGAAAGATTTATTTGATTTAACGGGTAAGATTGCTTTGGTCACAGGTGCTAGTCGTGGTATTGGCGAATCTATTGCACGCTTATTAGCTTCTAGAGGCGCGCACGTCATTGTCTCTAGCCGCAAGATTGATGCTTGCCAAGCAGTGGCAGATAGCATCGTCGCTGATGGACATAAAGCCAGTGCTTTTGCCTGTCACGTGGGTGAGATGGATCAGATTGATGCTATTTTTGAGCATATCAAAAGCGAATTTGGTCAAATTGATATCTTGGTCAATAATGCCGCTGCCAACCCTTACTACGGGCATATCTTAGATACCGATTTAGCCGCTTTTGATAAAACTGTCGAAGTCAATATTCGTGGTTATTTCTTTATGTCGACAGCTGCTGGTAAGATGATGCGCGAGCAGGGCGGCGGGGTTATCTTAAATACCGCTTCGGTCAATGGCTTAGTCGCAGGTGACAAGCAAGGCATCTATTCAATCACTAAAGCTGCTGTGATTAGCATGACTAAAGCGTTTGCAAAAGAGTGTGGCCCATTGAACATTCGTGTCAACGCGTTGTTGCCTGGTTTAACCGATACTAAGTTTGCCTCAGCGTTAACGACTAATGATAAAGTCTTAAAAATGGCGCTACATGCAATTCCATTAGGACGCGTAGCAGATCCAGATGAGATGGCTGGCACGGTATTATATCTAGTGTCTGATGCGTCAAGTTATACGACGGGCGCAACGATTGTTGTCGATGGCGGGATGTTGGCTTAGTTAGACGTTCGCCCTCTAAAAGTAGAGCCATTTCTAAAACCGTATGCTGATAAATGGCATACGGTTTTTTATTTGGTTATAGTAAGTACTAATATTTTAAGTAACAGTGTTTGAAATAATAATGTTTGAAGTAATAGTATTTAAGGAAGGAATAAAGCATGCAAGCATCTATTGTTAAAAAATTTTCCAATATCAAAACATGGTTATTTGTTCCAGCCACTCGCATAGATAGAGTGGGAAAAGCCTTTGCCAGTGGGACAGATGCAGTGATTGTGGATTTAGAAGATGCGGTTGCTACAACGGACAAAGTGCAAGCTCGCAAAGATTTACAAGTTTATTATAATAGTCAGGCTTATCAGCCGATTTGGGTACGCATCAATAAAGCAGGTAGTGAGGAGTTTTTCAAAGACGTAGTGCTCTGTCAGAAAATGCCTAATTTGGCTGGCGTGTTACTAGCCAAAGCTGAGCAAGCATCAGATATTGAAAACGCTCATAACATGACTGGACTGCCCGTCATTGCGTTAATAGAGACAGCGCTTGGTTTATATCAAATCGATAGTATGGCAAAATCTGCTGGACTGCTTGCATTTAGCTATGGGTTTTTAGATTTATGCAATGATTTACAGGTGCACGTAGGTACAGCGGCAGCAGATGTTATTGCTAATCAAATTCGTTATCAGCTTTTACTCACATCAAAAGTACATCAATTATTAGCGCCTATTGATACAGTTTATACTGATTTTAATGATGGTAAGGGGCTTGGGCAGCGAGTGCAATTATGGTCACAAATGGGCATGTCCGGAATGCTTTGTATCCATCCAAAGCAAGTAGCAACTGTTAAGCAATCTCTGCAACCGACTGACGCCGATATTGAGTTTGCAAGACGTGTGATAGAAGAATACGAGCGGAGCGGGCAAGCGGTATTTAAAATAGCAGGTCAAATGGTCGACGCGCCCGTAATTGAGCGCTGCCGTCAGTTGCTGAGTTGATAAAAGATTTTTAATAAAATGTGCCCTAATAGACTAAAACAGCAAAAAAGGCGCGGTACGACTGGCTTTTGACTTCGCAACCTCTGCTGGTGTGCCTTCTGCCACAATAAGACCGCCCTCATCGCCAGCGCCCGGCCCAATATCGATAATCCAATCACTGTTACTAGCGACTTGCATGTCATGCTCAACCATAATCACAGTGTTACCAGCGTCAACGAGTCCGTTCAATTG
The window above is part of the Psychrobacter cryohalolentis K5 genome. Proteins encoded here:
- a CDS encoding acyl-CoA dehydrogenase, which translates into the protein MAADTLINDFELPFQLYDVLGTEHLTEHPKFAEHSRETFDAVLDTANKIATNLFLPHNHIADKNEPQFDGKKVSMISDVKVAFDAFRESGFIAGRYSFDDGGMQLPETVMTAVAGYFMAANPSTTAYPFLTTAAINVISHFASDEIKNAFMPRMLTGKFTGTMALTEPHAGSSLADIKTTAVKQDDGSYRVKGSKIYISAGDHELSDNIVHLVLAKVPGGPGGVKGISLFAVPKYRLNDDLSVGEHNDVHLTGLIHKLGYRGATSTALSFGDAGECYGYLIGEEHFGLRYMFKMMNEARIAVGFGAAMIGYRGYQYSLDYAKDRTQGRIAPNNKPEDAATAIIQHGDVKRMLLAQKAYSEGGISLCLYGSNLIDRINTCEDATLKAELSELLDLLTPVLKAWPSEYGPKANDLGIQVLGGAGYTREYQAEQFWRDNRLNPIHEGTNGVQALDLSFRKLWQNKGLGIQILKREITQDLESISTPETAKLAGKLMPYMGHLHEVLVHLSKILQTEKALTLTGNAQALMNIFASIVVSWIWIRQASKAEQLLSETTDIEKQNFYHGKLQAAKYFIDWELPLINRDIELLNNDNAVCTNMQAEWF
- a CDS encoding NADP-dependent oxidoreductase, whose protein sequence is MTTMNKQWRLKERPIGAPSAETWDYTESELPTITDGQLLIKIEYISMDPAMRGWLNDAKSYIAPVQIGEVMRAGTVGEVIESKHEKFAVGDYVVGHNGVQSYAVSDGTGLHKVDPNLAPLSYYLGVLGMPGMTGYFGLLKTGKPKAGETVVVSGAAGAVGSLVGQIAKLKGCRVVGIAGGAEKCKFLVDELGFDAAVDYKNEDVKKGLKQACPNGVDVFFDNVGGDILNDVLTQINLRARIVICGAISQYNNTTAVKGPSNYLSLLVNRARMEGIVVFDNIKEYPIAMKEIAGWIQSGDMKVKDHIVEGIETFPDTLMMLFKGENFGKLVLKVEG
- a CDS encoding SDR family oxidoreductase codes for the protein MKDLFDLTGKIALVTGASRGIGESIARLLASRGAHVIVSSRKIDACQAVADSIVADGHKASAFACHVGEMDQIDAIFEHIKSEFGQIDILVNNAAANPYYGHILDTDLAAFDKTVEVNIRGYFFMSTAAGKMMREQGGGVILNTASVNGLVAGDKQGIYSITKAAVISMTKAFAKECGPLNIRVNALLPGLTDTKFASALTTNDKVLKMALHAIPLGRVADPDEMAGTVLYLVSDASSYTTGATIVVDGGMLA
- a CDS encoding SDR family NAD(P)-dependent oxidoreductase, producing MTLNTNGIASDVASNVSGKRILITGGASGIGAASALLLASRGAKVVIGDMAEEMGAAVAKQGQDAGNSIVFKKVDVTIGDEVRALFAFAIETLGGLDVVVNNAGIDHQPAPMHELSDDDFDRNIAVNLKGVWHCMRAAVTCMAANGGGHVINVASIAGLRSAPLLSAYSAAKHGVMGLTKSAAHEYARVNIRFNAVCPSFIDTPMVQNTMAKMGERAQKATINASPLRRLGTVDEVSGAIAWLASDESSFMNGHAFTLDGGMLA
- a CDS encoding HpcH/HpaI aldolase/citrate lyase family protein, with protein sequence MQASIVKKFSNIKTWLFVPATRIDRVGKAFASGTDAVIVDLEDAVATTDKVQARKDLQVYYNSQAYQPIWVRINKAGSEEFFKDVVLCQKMPNLAGVLLAKAEQASDIENAHNMTGLPVIALIETALGLYQIDSMAKSAGLLAFSYGFLDLCNDLQVHVGTAAADVIANQIRYQLLLTSKVHQLLAPIDTVYTDFNDGKGLGQRVQLWSQMGMSGMLCIHPKQVATVKQSLQPTDADIEFARRVIEEYERSGQAVFKIAGQMVDAPVIERCRQLLS